ACGCTTTTTGTATACACTAGTTGAGTCTTGCGCTTTTTCTTGGGCATAGCCAAGAGAAATTAGTGAAAATAGTACTGATAGTATTAAGATCTTCTTCATACACTTAATTATTAGTTACACCCACAACCACCACCTGTTTTGCCGCCATTGGCTCCTGAAGCTGCCTCTCTATAAGATTGAAAAAGAGCTGCAAAACGATTCACTTTTCTTGTTGACAAGGCCATATCTGCATCATTAATCTTTACTTTTTCGTATTCT
This genomic stretch from Bacteroidales bacterium harbors:
- a CDS encoding DUF4266 domain-containing protein encodes the protein MKKLIFYSLILSLFSSCVTVREYEKVKINDADMALSTRKVNRFAALFQSYREAASGANGGKTGGGCGCN